A region from the Brassica napus cultivar Da-Ae chromosome C8, Da-Ae, whole genome shotgun sequence genome encodes:
- the LOC125591986 gene encoding uncharacterized protein LOC125591986, with the protein MIFVQCIKEIHSICSAFLWSGPTLSTRKAKIAWADVCKPRDEGGLGLRNLLEANRVACLKLIWRVLSARSSLWVKWIWKYLIRKGSFWSVNERSTLGSWMWRKLLKMRAVAVQFFKVEINSGSTTSFWFDRWSPLGVLIDFTGGRGCVELGIPINATVERVIQTYRRRRRRVPILQQIEQEIMALQERSLNQLDDVCLWKRESGDYASEFSTSQTWNLLREKKQKVPWSKGWLLVIGYLSGILKQCLFAGYVMQILTNGLHERVVTFLWRYCFQSVLHAIWTERNTRRVEDKALPTSCLMIKLDKQVRNRITSLRRKNRGKYEKAMEEWFKRR; encoded by the exons atgatttttgttcaGTGTATAAAGGAAATCCACAGCATCTGCTCTGCTTTTCTCTGGTCTGGGCCAACGCTATCCACACGGAAAGCAAAAATTGCATGGGCTGATGTTTGTAAACCAAGAGATGAAGGTGGGTTGGGTTTGAGGAATTTGTTGGAAGCAAACAGAGTGGCTTGTCTGAAGTTAATATGGAGAGTGTTATCTGCAAGGTCTTCGCTATGGGTTAAATGGATTTGGAAGTATCTCATAAGGAAGGGATCGTTTTGGAGTGTAAATGAAAGGAGCACTCTAGGCTCTTGGATGTGGAGGAAACTCCTGAAGATGAGAGCTGTTGCAGTGCAGTTTTTTAAGGTGGAGATAAACAGTGGCTCTACTACTTCTTTCTGGTTCGATAGATGGTCACCTTTGGGGGTTCTTATTGATTTCACTGGAGGAAGAGGCTGTGTAGAACTAGGTATTCCAATAAATGCAACGGTGGAGAGAGTCATTCAAACTTATAGGAGAAGAAGGCGTAGAGTTCCTATTTTACAGCAGATAGAACAAGAGATTATGGCACTGCAGGAGAGAAGTCTTAATCAGCTGGATGATGTTTGTTTGTGGAAAAGAGAGAGTGGTGACTACGCATCGGAGTTTTCTACTTCCCAAACTTGGAACTTGTTACGagagaagaagcagaaggttccCTGGTCTAAAG GCTGGCTACTGGTGATAGGATACTTAAGTGGAATCCTCAAGCAGTGTCTGTTTGCTGGTTAT GTTATGCAGATACTGACCAATGGTTTACATGAAAGGGTAGTGACGTTCTTATGGAGGTATTGTTTCCAATCTGTTCTTCATGCGATTTGGACGGAGAGGAATACTAGGCGTGTGGAGGATAAAGCTCTGCCAACTTCTTGTCTTATGATAAAGTTGGACAAGCAGGTCAGAAACAGAATTACTTCTTTGAGAAGGAAGAATAGAGGTAAATATGAGAAAGCAATGGAGGAATGGTTTAAAAGAAGGTGA
- the LOC111197813 gene encoding damage-control phosphatase At2g17340, translating into MYRSRSSCSSSKVAPSNCAESDTTVPDSPARAEKFAESWNLLRYGEILEDLKNDSKSHGEILENFSLTKLPISFS; encoded by the exons ATGTATCGTTCCAGAAGCTCCTGTTCGAGCTCAAAAGTTGCGCCAAG TAATTGCGCAGAGAGTGATACAACTGTTCCAGATTCTCCTGCTCGAGCTGAAAAGTTTGCTGAAAG ttggaACCTCTTAAGATATGGGGAGATTCTTGAGGACTTGAAGAATGATTCGAAGAGCCATGGGGAGATTCTTGAAAACTTTTCTCTTACCAAGCTACCTATATCTTTCTCTTAG
- the LOC106401112 gene encoding AAA-ATPase At3g50940-like, producing MSSSETSHLATAKTALTAVASVAAAAMLARTVIQDYMPAEVHDFISCGIRKCFSYYGFQMTVVIEEFGGFENNQVFEAAEAYLASKISPSTRRIKVNKLEKQSNFSVTVERDEEVVDTFDGVKLSWVLVCRSVKKKDFRNPRDLNSTLKSEVRSYELRFNKKFKKMVLESYLPFVVEQAALIKQKTKTLKIFTLGSYSDWTSVTLDHPSTFQTLAMDPEEKKNLVEDLDCFVQRKSFYGRVGKAWKRGYLLYGPPGTGKSSLIAAIANHLNFDIYDLDLASVKSNAELRMLLMSTANRSVLVVEDIDCSIEFKDRTTDEPSDLLDKPVTLSGLLNFVDGLWSSCGNERIIVFTTNYRERLDPALLRPGRMDVHIHMSYCTPAGFKVLASNYLEVEDHKLFEEIEELIREIKVTPAEIAEQLMRNDSVDQILHGLIVFLRAKKFENDER from the exons ATGAGTTCCTCTGAGACATCTCACCTAGCCACCGCCAAAACAGCTCTCACGGCGGTTGCATCGGTGGCTGCAGCCGCAATGCTCGCTCGAACAGTGATCCAAGACTACATGCCAGCGGAGGTGCATGACTTCATCTCTTGTGGTATCCGCAAATGCTTCAGCTACTACGGTTTTCAAATGACAGTTGTGATTGAAGAGTTTGGAGGCTTTGAAAACAACCAAGTGTTTGAAGCCGCAGAGGCTTACCTAGCCTCCAAGATATCTCCTTCCACTAGAAGGATCAAAGTCAACAAACTTGAGAAACAGAGCAACTTCAGCGTCACGGTCGAACGCGACGAGGAAGTTGTGGACACTTTCGACGGCGTCAAGCTGAGCTGGGTCCTCGTGTGCCGTTCCGTGAAGAAGAAGGATTTTCGTAACCCTCGAGACCTGAACTCTACTTTGAAGTCAGAGGTGCGTTCTTACGAGCTCAGGTTCAACAAGAAGTTCAAGAAGATGGTTCTTGAATCTTATTTACCGTTTGTGGTGGAACAAGCTGCTCTGATAAAGCAAAAGACTAAAACGCTTAAGATCTTTACACTTGGTTCGTATTCCGATTGGACCTCTGTGACTCTCGACCATCCTTCCACGTTTCAAACTCTTGCCATGGATCCCGAGGAAAAGAAGAACTTGGTAGAGGATCTTGATTGTTTTGTGCAGCGTAAAAGCTTTTACGGGAGAGTAGGGAAAGCTTGGAAGAGAGGGTACTTGTTGTATGGTCCACCTGGTACAGGAAAGTCGAGCTTGATCGCAGCCATAGCTAATCATCTTAACTTTGATATCTATGACTTGGACTTGGCATCGGTTAAGAGTAATGCTGAGCTGCGTATGTTACTGATGTCTACTGCAAACCGTTCGGTTTTGGTTGTAGAAGATATTGATTGTTCCATCGAGTTTAAGGATCGGACTACTGATGAGCCTAGTGATCTTCTGGATAAACCg GTCACACTGTCTGGTCTATTGAATTTTGTGGACGGACTATGGTCAAGTTGTGGTAACGAGCGGATCATAGTGTTCACGACTAACTACAGAGAAAGACTGGATCCGGCATTGTTGAGGCCAGGACGTATGGACGTGCACATTCACATGTCTTATTGCACACCCGCTGGTTTTAAGGTTTTGGCTTCAAACTATCTTGAGGTTGAAGATCATAAGCTTTTCGAGGAGATTGAGGAACTTATCCGGGAAATAAAAGTTACACCAGCAGAAATAGCTGAACAGTTGATGAGGAACGACTCTGTGGATCAAATACTCCATGGATTGATCGTGTTCTTAAGAgcaaagaaatttgaaaatgatGAAAGGTAG
- the LOC106401113 gene encoding thioredoxin domain-containing protein PLP3A → MDPDAVKSTLSNLAFGNVLAAAARDYKKEVLANEKAQSSKHVNEEVDLDELMDDPELEKLHADRIAALKREVEKREAFKRQGHGEFREVNEGDFLGEVTRSEKVICHFYHKEFYRCKIMDKHLKTLAPRHVDTKFIKVDAENAPFFVSKLAIKTLPCVLLFSKGIAMDRLVGFQDLGTKDDFTTTRLENVLIKKGMLSKKKKEEDDEDAEYQESIRRSVRSSENLDSDSD, encoded by the exons ATGGATCCAGATGCAGTCAAGTCGACCCTCTCGAATCTGGCTTTCGGAAACGTATTGGCGGCAGCTGCTAGAGATTATAAAAAG GAAGTGCTTGCAAATGAGAAGGCGCAATCATCAAAACATGTCAATGAGGAGGTTGATCTTGATGAACTTATGGAT GATCCAGAGCTGGAAAAATTGCACGCTGATAGGATTGCTGCACTCAAG AGAGAAGTTGAGAAGAGAGAAGCCTTCAAAAGACAAGGACATGGTGAATTTCGAGAGGTTAACGAGGGAGATTTCTTGGGAGAAGTCACCAGGAGTGAGAAAGTGATTTGCCATTTCTACCACAAGGAGTTTTACCGCTGCAA gATCATGGACAAGCATTTGAAGACTCTTGCGCCTAGACATGTGGACACCAAGTTCATTAAAGTTGACGCAGAG AATGCTCCTTTCTTTGTCTCAAAGCTTGCAATAAAGACATTGCCTTGCGTTTTGCTTTTCAg CAAGGGAATTGCGATGGATAGGCTAGTTGGGTTCCAGGATCTAGGCACAAAGGACGATTTCACCACGACCAGACTGGAGAACGTTCTGATTAAAAAAG GAATGCtcagcaagaagaagaaagaggaagatgatgaagatgccGAATACCAAGAGAGCATAAGGCGTTCTGTTAGGTCTTCAGAGAATCTGGACTCCGACTCTGACTGA
- the LOC106398286 gene encoding salicylate/benzoate carboxyl methyltransferase-like — MSSSRDSLVDALSMKEGNGEHSYDTNSHYQRSVFSEIEHVVVESIIEMLMNLDYPEYIKVTDLGCSSGRNTLFAMSEIVNTIIQSYHQKGRPNAPEIECCLNDLPHNDFNTTFKLVPSFLEKLKMEVKGKCFVSGVPNSFYSRLFPSMSLHLAHSSFSLHWLSRVPDGLENNNTSIHINDTSPPDVYKSYLNQFKNDFSLFLRMRSEEIVPNGQMVLTFVGRKVSDPLSKNCFQVWSLLSDCILDLVSEGIIKESGMHSFSMPFYNPNEEEVREVVINEGSFKINKIETHDHIVPYKIEKDEEELSLELMEAGKERATGIRCITEPLLVAHFGETVIDQVFDKYAQYMAKYLSVSSRRPNMTLNICFSLTRKNKDSLFFYVCQPDMISKLWNSFIVF, encoded by the exons ATGTCTTCCTCAAG GGACTCTTTGGTGGATGCTCTTAGTATGAAAGAGGGAAATGGTGAACACAGTTACGATACCAATTCTCATTATCAG AGAAGTGTTTTCTCCGAGATAGAACATGTGGTGGTAGAGAGCATCATAGAAATGTTAATGAATTTGGACTATCCCGAATACATCAAAGTGACCGACTTGGGTTGTTCTTCTGGACGAAACACGTTGTTTGCCATGTCCGAGATTGTCAACACGATAATACAATCATACCATCAAAAAGGTCGACCCAACGCACCAGAGATCGAGTGTTGTCTGAACGATCTTCCACATAACGACTTCAACACTACCTTCAAGTTGGTACCTTCCTTTCTAGAGAAGCTGAAGATGGAGGTCAAAGGAAAGTGCTTCGTGTCAGGAGTCCCAAACTCTTTCTACTCAAGGCTGTTTCCAAGCATGTCTCTTCATCTTGCTCATTCATCTTTTAGTCTCCATTGGCTTTCTAGGGTCCCTGATGGTCTTGAGAACAACAATACAAGCATCCATATCAATGATACATCCCCTCCAGATGTCTACAAAAGTTATTTGAATCAGTTCAAGAATGATTTCTCGTTGTTCCTAAGAATGCGTTCAGAAGAGATAGTGCCTAATGGGCAGATGGTTCTCACGTTCGTGGGCAGAAAGGTCTCTGATCCTTTATCCAAAAATTGTTTTCAGGTTTGGTCGTTGTTATCGGATTGCATCCTTGATCTAGTGTCCGAG GGGATTATTAAGGAATCCGGGATGCACTCTTTCAGCATGCCATTCTATAATCCAAATGAAGAAGAGGTGAGGGAAGTTGTCATAAACGAGGGATCCTTTAAAATCAACAAGATTGAGACACATGACCATATTGTTCCATACAAAattgagaaagatgaagaggaaCTTTCACTTGAATTAATGGAAGCCGGTAAAGAGAGGGCAACCGGTATAAGATGCATCACTGAACCGTTGCTAGTTGCTCACTTTGGAGAAACTGTTATCGACCAGGTGTTTGACAAGTATGCACAGTATATGGCCAAATATCTCAGTGTTTCAAGCCGTCGTCCCAATATGACCCTCaacatttgtttttctttgactAGGAAAAATAAAGATTCTCTATTCTTCTATGTTTGT CAACCTGATATGATATCTAAGTTGTGGAACTCATTCATCGTATTTTGA
- the LOC106397920 gene encoding peroxidase 36, with translation MAKPVMCIVLTQIVLVALFHLCMSSQTKECTSTSSLSPQFYDNSCPKAQAIVQSFVAKAHSNDPRMAASLFRLHFHDCFVNGCDGSLLLDYSGTIESEKRADTNVDSARGFEVIDDIKSALEDECRQTVSCADILALVARDTTVITGGPSWEVYLGRRDAREASLIASNNNIPVASSTFETIVTKFNDQGLGLIDLVALLGRHTIGNSRCKSFRQRLYNHSGNSDLDQTLNQNYASMLQQGCPISGDDQNLFALDYMTPNKFDNYYFKNLMTFKGLLSSDEILYTKSGDSMELVKLYGANEELFFEQYAKSKVKMGNISPLTGRNGEIRRICRRVNH, from the exons ATGGCAAAGCCAGTAATGTGCATTGTTCTCACTCAAATCGTCCTCGTTGCCTTATTTCATCTTTGTATGAGTTCTCAAACCAAAGAATGCACGAGCACATCCTCCCTCTCCCCTCAGTTTTACGACAACTCGTGCCCTAAAGCCCAAGCCATTGTCCAATCTTTCGTCGCCAAAGCACACTCCAACGACCCTCGCATGGCAGCCTCATTGTTTAGGCTTCATTTCCATGACTGCTTCGTCAAT GGATGTGATGGTTCTTTATTATTAGACTATAGTGGAACCATAGAAAGCGAGAAACGAGCAGACACAAACGTAGACTCTGCCCGAGGGTTTGAAGTCATCGACGATATTAAGTCTGCCTTGGAAGATGAGTGTCGCCAAACAGTTTCTTGCGCTGATATTTTGGCTCTCGTTGCTAGAGACACTACTGTTATT ACTGGTGGCCCGAGTTGGGAAGTATATTTAGGAAGAAGAGATGCAAGGGAAGCAAGCTTGATTGCTTCTAACAACAATATTCCTGTTGCCAGCTCTACGTTTGAGACAATTGTCACCAAGTTCAACGACCAAGGACTCGGTCTTATCGATCTTGTTGCTCTCTTAG GACGTCATACGATAGGAAATTCGAGGTGCAAGAGCTTCCGACAAAGGCTATACAACCATTCTGGAAACAGCGATCTCGACCAGACTTTGAATCAAAACTACGCCTCAATGTTGCAGCAGGGATGTCCTATTTCTGGTGACGACCAGAACCTCTTTGCTCTCGACTATATGACGCCAAATAAGTTTGATAACTACTACTTCAAGAATCTGATGACTTTTAAAGGACTCTTGAGCTCTGATGAGATTTTGTACacaaagagtggagactccatggagCTGGTCAAGCTTTACGGGGCTAATGAGGAATTGTTCTTTGAGCAGTACGCAAAGTCAAAGGTGAAGATGGGAAACATCTCGCCGTTGACGGGGAGAAATGGTGAGATCCGGAGGATCTGTAGGAGAGTTAACCATTGA
- the LOC106399795 gene encoding dehydrin Xero 1, with the protein MESYQNQSGAQLTHPQLDQYGNPVPIGTGAYGGAPVMAGHYTEGGGGLSGMLHRSGSSSSSSSSSEDDGLGGRRRKKGITAKIKEKLPGHHGSHQTSSATSTIPVYDATGTGAVHHEKKGIMEKIKEKLPGGHH; encoded by the exons ATGGAGTCTTACCAAAACCAGTCTGGAGCGCAGCTGACTCACCCACAGCTTGACCAGTACGGGAATCCAGTCCCAATAGGCACCGGGGCATATGGAGGAGCTCCGGTCATGGCTGGTCATTACACAGAAGGTGGTGGTGGTTTGAGCGGAATGCTTCACCGCTCTGGAAGTAGCTCTAGCTCTAGTTCTAGCTCG GAGGACGATGGACTAGgtgggaggaggaggaagaagggaATCACGGCGAAGATAAAAGAGAAGCTGCCAGGTCATCATGGGTCCCACCAGACTTCTTCAGCGACCAGCACCATACCCGTTTATGATGCAACCGGCACTGGCGCCGTTCACCACGAGAAGAAAGGCATCATGGAGAAGATCAAAGAGAAGCTTCCCGGCGGTCATCATTAG
- the LOC106397457 gene encoding protein HYPER-SENSITIVITY-RELATED 4 yields the protein MSSSDSSSAESRLATAKTVLTTAASVAATAMLAKSLVQDYLPDEVHQYISFGFRIIFGYFSSQMTIVIEEFEGFVHNEVYEAAEAYLATKISPSNKRIKVSKHEKENNYNVTVERDEEVVDTFNGVKFRWVLHCRHVESKNFHNPRDLNSTLKSEVRSFELSFHKKFKDMALESYLPFMVKRAAVVKQEKKTLKIFTLDPDNMYGNYSEAWTSVILDHPSSFKTIAMDSDVKRNVIDDLDQFVKRRDFYKRVGKAWKRGYLLYGPPGTGKSSLIAAMANHLNFDVYDLELTAVSNNSELRRLLIATANRSILVVEDIDCSIELKDRSADEPPRESEESNDPRYKKVTLSGLLNFIDGLWSSCGDERIIIFTTNYKEKLDAALLRPGRMDMHIHMSYCTPSTFKVLASNYLEIKEHKLFSKIGEGIEATEVSPAEVAEQLMKNDTVDKVLEGLIEFLKVKKIQNEEEKAKKEDKELENKDKTIKGKDSEVKKNEVVDEQVTRNDRVDKVLEGLVELLKAKKIDDGQDEVKHEEASDINL from the coding sequence ATGAGTTCCTCTGACTCTTCTTCCGCGGAGTCCCGTCTAGCCACGGCTAAGACGGTTCTCACAACCGCGGCATCGGTGGCTGCAACCGCAATGCTAGCTAAATCACTAGTCCAAGACTATTTGCCTGACGAGGTGCACCAATACATCTCTTTTGGCTTCCGCATTATCTTTGGCTACTTCTCATCTCAAATGACAATAGTCATTGAAGAGTTTGAAGGGTTTGTCCACAACGAAGTCTACGAGGCCGCGGAGGCCTATCTAGCCACCAAGATCTCTCCTTCAAACAAAAGAATCAAAGTGAGTAAACACGAGAAAGAAAACAACTACAACGTCACCGTGGAACGTGACGAGGAAGTTGTGGATACCTTCAACGGCGTCAAGTTCCGGTGGGTTCTCCATTGCCGCCATGTTGAGTCCAAAAACTTCCACAACCCACGGGATCTAAACTCCACTCTCAAATCTGAAGTCAGATCATTCGAGCTCAGCTTCCACAAGAAGTTCAAGGACATGGCTCTTGAGTCTTACTTGCCATTCATGGTCAAAAGAGCTGCGGTGGTGAagcaagaaaagaaaacacTCAAGATCTTCACTCTTGACCCAGATAACATGTATGGGAATTACTCAGAGGCTTGGACCTCTGTGATTCTTGACCATCCTTCTTCCTTCAAGACCATAGCAATGGATTCAGATGTCAAGAGAAACGTGATAGACGATCTTGACCAGTTTGTGAAGCGAAGGGACTTCTATAAAAGGGTTGGTAAAGCTTGGAAGAGAGGTTACTTGTTGTACGGTCCACCAGGTACAGGGAAGTCAAGCTTGATCGCAGCCATGGCTAATCATCTCAACTTTGATGTTTATGACCTAGAGTTGACCGCGGTTAGCAACAACTCCGAGCTACGGAGATTGCTGATTGCTACGGCTAACCGCTCTATTCTTGTTGTGGAAGATATCGACTGTTCTATCGAATTGAAAGATAGGTCAGCTGATGAACCTCCACGTGAGTCAGAAGAAAGTAATGACCCACGTTACAAAAAGGTGACACTCTCTGgactattaaattttattgatggtCTATGGTCAAGTTGTGGcgatgaaaggatcataatattcaCGACCAATTACAAAGAGAAACTGGATGCAGCGTTGTTGAGGCCAGGACGCATGGATATGCACATTCACATGTCGTACTGCACACCGAGTACTTTCAAAGTTCTTGCTTCAAACTATTTAGAGATCAAAGAACATAAGCTTTTCAGTAAGATCGGGGAAGGTATTGAGGCAACCGAGGTTAGTCCTGCGGAGGTGGCGGAACAACTCATGAAGAATGACACTGTTGATAAAGTTCTTGAAGGTTTAATTGAGTTCTTGAAAGTGAAAAAGATCCAAAACGAAGAAGAGAAAGCCAAGAAGGAAGATAAAGAATTGGAGAACAAGGACAAGACCATTAAGGGTAAAGATTCGGAGGTTAAGAAAAACGAAGTGGTGGATGAACAGGTTACGAGGAATGATCGTGTTGATAAGGTTCTTGAGGGTTTGGTCGAGTTATTGAAAGCCAAGAAGATCGACGATGGCCAAGATGAGGTCAAACATGAGGAAGCGAGTGACATTAACTTGTGA
- the LOC106401111 gene encoding disease resistance RPP13-like protein 4 translates to MVDAVVTVCLEKALNILEEKARVVSEYNKQLKDLQDELQYMQSFLKDAERRKRTNDVLRRLVSDLRELVYEAEDILVDCQLADGNEAEDDNNNNEQRPSNAWLSRLYPARVSLQYKKSKRLKEINEKITSIKTKVEPYFKFRTPSNVGRDNGTDRWSSPVYDHTQVVGLEGDKRKIKEWLFNSKDSELLMMAFVGMGGLGKTTIAQEVFNDKEIENCFERRIWVSVSQTFTEEQIMRSILRNLGDASVGDDLGTLLRKIQQYLMGKRYLIVMDDVWDKNLSWWDKIHQGLPRGQGGSVIVTTRSESVAVKVQARDKTHRPELLSADNSWLLFCKVAFAANNGVCERSELEDVGKEIVTKCKGLPLTIKAVGGLLLCKDHVYHEWKRISEYFQDELRGNTSETDNVMSSLQLSYDELPSHLKSCFLTLSLYPEDCVIPKQQLVHGWIGEGFVMLRNGRSATESGEDCFSGLTNRCLVEVVDKTYSGTIVTCKIHDMVRDLVIDIAKNDSFSNSEGLNCRHIGISGNFEEKQVRVNHRLRGLVSTTKTGEVNKLNSELAKKFTDCKYLRVLDISKSIFDAPLSDILDEIASLKHLACLSMSNTHPLIQLPRSMEDLQNLQILDASYCQNLKQLQPCIVLFKKLLVLDMTNCGSLEYFPKGIGSLGNLEVLLGFKPSMSSNGCKLSEVRNLTNLRKLGLSLTRGDQIEEDELDSLVNLSKLMLLSINCYDSYGDDLITKIDALTPPHQLHELSLEFYPGKLSPSWLSPKRLPMLRYMSICSGNLTKMHQRFWETETNTHWRIEALMFHSLSELDMDWEELQLSMPYLRTVHANWCPELETFPIEDVGFRGGVWTKTPTHRT, encoded by the coding sequence ATGGTGGACGCTGTGGTGACAGTATGTCTCGAAAAAGCCTTGAACATCCTCGAAGAAAAAGCCCGAGTTGTGTCTGAATACAACAAACAGCTGAAAGATTTGCAAGACGAGTTGCAGTATATGCAGTCCTTTCTCAAAGACGCAGAGAGGCGTAAGAGGACGAACGACGTCTTGCGCAGGCTCGTGTCAGACCTACGAGAACTGGTCTACGAAGCTGAGGACATACTCGTGGACTGTCAGCTCGCTGATGGTAACGAAGCTGAGgacgacaacaacaacaacgagcAAAGACCATCAAACGCGTGGCTTTCACGGCTCTATCCCGCTCGTGTTTCGCTTCAGTACAAGAAAAGCAAACGACTCAAAGAGATCAACGAGAAGATAACATCCATTAAGACTAAAGTCGAGCCATACTTCAAGTTCAGGACGCCGAGTAATGTGGGGAGAGATAACGGAACTGATCGTTGGAGCTCTCCTGTGTATGACCATACTCAAGTGGTTGGTCTTGAAGGAGACAAAAGAAAGATCAAAGAGTGGCTCTTTAACTCAAAAGACAGCGAGTTGCTGATGATGGCCTTTGTAGGAATGGGAGGGCTAGGTAAGACCACTATAGCTCAAGAAGTGTTCAACGACAAGGAGATAGAGAACTGTTTCGAAAGAAGGATATGGGTCTCTGTCTCCCAAACCTTCACCGAAGAACAGATCATGAGAAGCATATTGCGTAACTTGGGCGACGCAAGCGTTGGAGATGATCTCGGAACACTGCTGAGGAAAATCCAGCAGTATCTTATGGGGAAACGGTACTTGATCGTGATGGACGATGTTTGGGACAAGAACTTGAGTTGGTGGGACAAGATTCACCAAGGACTGCCTAGAGGACAAGGTGGCAGCGTTATTGTCACCACAAGATCAGAATCTGTGGCGGTTAAGGTTCAGGCGAGGGACAAGACTCACCGTCCAGAGCTGCTTAGTGCTGACAACAGCTGGCTGCTGTTTTGTAAAGTGGCCTTTGCGGCTAACAATGGTGTGTGTGAGCGTTCTGAGCTTGAGGATGTTGGTAAGGAGATTGTAACCAAGTGCAAAGGCTTGCCTTTGACGATCAAAGCCGTTGGTGGTTTGCTTCTGTGTAAGGATCACGTCTATCATGAGTGGAAACGAATCTCAGAGTATTTTCAGGATGAACTGAGAGGAAACACTTCTGAAACCGACAACGTGATGTCTTCTCTTCAGTTGAGCTATGATGAACTCCCTtctcatctcaaatcatgtttcCTCACGCTCTCGCTCTATCCAGAAGACTGTGTTATACCAAAACAGCAGCTAGTACATGGATGGATCGGAGAAGGGTTTGTCATGTTGAGAAACGGAAGATCTGCGACTGAGTCAGGAGAAGACTGCTTCTCAGGACTCACCAACAGGTGTTTAGTTGAAGTTGTTGACAAGACATATAGTGGAACCATTGTTACTTGCAAGATTCATGACATGGTTCGTGATTTGGTTATCGATATAGCAAAGAATGATTCCTTCTCTAACTCTGAAGGCCTCAACTGTCGTCACATTGGGATTAGTGGGAACTTTGAGGAGAAGCAGGTCAGAGTTAACCATAGACTAAGAGGCTTAGTGTCAACAACCAAGACAGGTGAAGTGAACAAGCTTAACTCAGAGCTAGCTAAGAAGTTCACTGACTGCAAGTATCTGCGGGTTCTCGACATCTCCAAATCAATATTTGATGCTCCTCTGTCTGATATTTTGGATGAGATTGCGAGCCTTAAGCACTTGGCGTGTCTTAGCATGAGCAACACGCATCCATTGATCCAGCTTCCTCGTTCCATGGAAGATCTCCAGAATCTTCAGATTCTAGACGCTAGCTACTGTCAGAACCTGAAACAGCTGCAACCTTGCATTGTCTTGTTCAAGAAACTCCTTGTGCTTGACATGACAAACTGTGGATCACTTGAGTACTTCCCCAAGGGAATAGGAAGTCTCGGGAACCTCGAAGTGCTGTTGGGGTTTAAGCCGTCCATGTCAAGCAATGGGTGCAAGCTCAGTGAAGTCAGGAACCTCACAAACCTCAGGAAACTTGGTCTTTCTCTGACTCGTGGCGACCAGATAGAAGAAGATGAGCTCGACTCTTTGGTAAACTTATCCAAGCTTATGTTACTCTCAATCAACTGCTATGATAGCTACGGTGACGATCTGATAACCAAGATAGATGCTCTCACTCCTCCACACCAGCTCCATGAGCTTTCTCTAGAGTTCTATCCTGGAAAGCTGAGTCCCTCGTGGTTGAGTCCTAAAAGGCTTCCGATGTTGAGGTACATGTCGATATGCTCAGGTAATTTGACGAAAATGCATCAAAGATTCTGGGAAACTGAGACTAACACTCACTGGAGAATCGAAGCTTTGATGTTTCATTCCTTGTCGGAACTGGACATGGATTGGGAGGAGCTTCAACTGTCAATGCCGTACCTTAGGACAGTGCACGCAAACTGGTGTCCGGAGCTAGAGACTTTCCCGATCGAAGATGTTGGCTTTAGAGGAGGGGTGTGGACGAAAACACCAACACACAGGACCTGA